In the genome of Gaiellales bacterium, the window GGGCAAGGTGCGCTACCTGGGCAGCTCCACCTTCCCCGCCCACGCAATCGTCGAGGCCCAGTGGACGGCGCAGCGGCGAAACCGCGAGCGGTTCGTCTGCGAGCAGCCGCCCTACTCGATGCTCGTGCGCGGGATCGAGGCCGACGTGCTGCCGGTGTGCGAGCGCCATGGGATGGGCGTGATCTGCTGGAGCCCGCTGGCGGGAGGCTGGCTGTCGGGGCGCGACGACCTGACGAAGCCCGGCAGCAACCGCGCCGAGCGCATTCCACTTCGGTTCGACATGTCGCTCGCCGGGAACCAGGCCAAGCTCGAGGCGGCCCGGGCGCTCGCGGGCGTCGCCGCCGACGCGGGCCTCGAGCCGATCCACATGGCCCTCGCCTTCGTGACCAACCACCCGGGCGTAACGTCGGCGATCATCGGCTGCCGCACCATGGCGCAGCTCGAGAGCCAGCTGGGGGCGGCCGACGTCGACCTCGACGCGGCCGTGCTCGACCGGATCGACGAGATCGTCCCGCCCGGGACGAACCTGAACCCGGCCGACGCCGGCTGGACGCCGCCGAGCGTCAGCGACCCGGGGCGGCGGCGGCGCTGACGTCGCCCGCGGCCGGGCGCGACCGGCCGCGGAAGCCCAGTCGCAGGTGCTCGACGTGGAAGACGGCCTCGTCGACGAGCGCGGCGACGTGGTCGTCGTGCAGCTCGTAGACGACGTGGCGGCCGCGGCGCACGCCGACGACGAGTCCCAGATGGCGGAGTACGCGCAGCTGCTGCGAGACGGCCGGCTGCGACATACCCACCTCGCGGGCCAGCTCGCCGACGCTCCACGGCCCGGCCCGCAGCCGGCCGAGGATCAGCACCCGGCTCGGCGCGGCCAGCGCCTGCATCGCCGTCGCGACGTCGGCGGCCGTGTCCGCGTCGATCGGAGCGGGTGACGCCCCGCCCTGTACACCGTGTGCCATGCGCGGAGGCTAGCATGCACGTCCGCGCATATGAACATCCATCACCATGATCACGCGCACGGCCACGCCCACGGCCATCACGGCCACGGGCATGCCCACGGGACGGTCGACCGCGAGATCGCCCGCTCCCGCGAGGGCGTGCGCGCCGTCTCGATCAGCCTGGCCATCCTGACCACGGCGGCGCTGGCGCAGACGTTCATCTTCGCCGCCTCGGGCAGCGTCGCCCTGCTCGCCGACGTCATCCACAACTACGGCGACGCGCTCACCGCGCTGCCGCTCGGCGTGGCCTTCTTCCTGCGCTCCGCCCGCCTCGAGCGGCTGGCCGGGCTCGCGGTCGTGCTCGCGATCGCGGTCTCGGCCTGCGTGGCGCTCTACGAGACCGTGGAGCGCTTCATTCATCCTCAAGCCCTGACGCACCTCGGCCTCCTGGCCCTGGCCGGCGTGATCGGGTTCGCCGGGAACGAGCTCGCCGCCCGCTACCGGCTCCGGGCCGGGCGCCGGCTCCGAAGCCCCGCCCTGGTCGCGGACGGCCAGCACGCCCGGGCCGACGGGATCGTCTCGCTCGCCGTCGTCGCGAGCGCGGCACTGGTCGCCCTCGGCCTACAGGTGGCCGACCCGCTCATCGGCCTCGCGATCACGGCCCTCATCCTGCGCATCACCTGGCAGTCGTGGCGAACCGTGTCCGCCGGGACGGTCTAGTAGACGTGCGGCACGAAGTGCTGCTCGCTCATCGGCGGGCGCACATAGTCGCCCTGCTCGCGCGGCGGCAGCTCGAGCGGCGGCGGGGTGAGGTCGTTGTAGTCGATCAACGAGAGCAGGTGGTGAATGCAGTTCAGGCGCGCCCGCCGCTTGTCGTCCGCCTCGACGACGTACCAGGGCGCCTCGGGGATGTCGGTGAGCGCGAACATCGCGTCCTTCGCCCGCGAGTACTCGACCCACCGCGCCCGCGACTCGAGATCCATGGGCGAGAGCTTCCACCGCCGCATCGGGTCGTCGACGCGGGCCTGGAAGCGTCGCTCCTGCTCGTCGTCCGAGACCGAGAACCAGTACTTCACGAGCGTGATCCCCGACCGCACGAGCATGCGCTCGAACGACGGGCAGGTGCGCATGAACTCGCCGTACTCGGCGTCGGTGCAGAAGCCCATCACCCGCTCGACGCCGGCGCGGTTGTACCAGCTGCGGTCGAAGAGGACGATCTCGCCCGCCGCCGGCAAATGGGCGACGTAGCGCTGGAAGTACCACTGCGTGCGCTCCCGCTCGGTCGGTGCCGGCAGCGCCACCACCCGCAGCGCCCGCGGGTTCGTGCGCTCGGTGATCCGCTTGATGACGCCGCCCTTGCCGGCGGCGTCGCGGCCCTCGAACACGACGACGACCTTGAGGCCCTCCGCGCGCACGTACTCCTGCATGATCACGAGCCGGCGCTGGAGCTTCAGGAGCTCCTTGCGGAACACCCCGCGCGGCAGCTTCGCCCGCGTGCCACCGCCGTCTTCGGCCAACGCTAGGCCTTGACGTTCACGTGCCGGAACTGGCTCCAGGCGACCGGGGCGCCCGCCTTCGCGGTGGCTCCGACGCGCCAGAAGTACTCGCCCGGCTTCACGGTCTTGCCGAAGTCGGTCTTGCCGCACCAGCCGAATGTGTGGTGGCCGGCCGCGACGTCACGCAGGCGGGTGTGCTTGATCGCCTTCGCGCCCGCGCCCTGGGTGCGGCTGATGCGCAGGATCACCTTGTGCCGCTTGCTGAGGATGAAGTACGGCAGCTTCGCGCAGCGCGGCGCGCCGTTGGCGGAGATCGAGATCGTGGGCGGCTGCGCCTGCTGGGTCGTCACCGCGAGCGCGGTCGCCGGGAAGACCAGGAGGACGGCGGTGGCGATGATGAACCGGTGCATGGAGACCTCCGCGGGTAGTGGCGCGGCCGCGTCGGCGGCCCGGTCCATGGTAGCGCCGTACCGCCTGTGCTAGAGATACGCGCACCGGAGTGGGCTCGGGGGATAGGGCATTTCCATGAAGACGGCCGTCTGCGCGATCGCGATGTTGGTTGCCTGCTTCTCCGGCTCGGCCGGGGCGGCGCCGCACGCGGCCGCCGTCGACCAGACCGGCTGCGGATCGCTGGCCGCGAGCCCGGTGCCGGTGACGAAGGTGCTCACGATCGTCATCGAGAACACCGACCTCGACCAGATCGTCGGCTCGCCGCAGGCCCCGAACATGAACGCGCTGATCGGCGCGTGCGGCCTGGCGTCCGACTACCACGGCATCCAGTTCCCGAGCCTGCCGAACTACATCGCGCTCACGTCCGGGCAGGTGCCGGCGTCGATCGCAGGCGACGGTGTGAAGGGCCGCGACTGCCTGCCCTCGCCGACCTGCGACAGCACCGATCCGAGCATCTTCACGCAGATCGGCGCCACCGCCGGCTCGGCCCAGCCGCTCTCCTGGCGGACATACGCCGAGGACATGCCGGAGAACTGCGAGCACTCGAACGTGGGCGAGTACGTCGCCCGCCACAACCCGGCCGTGTACTACCCGAACGACGCCGCGGCCTGCTCCGAGCTCGACGTCCCCTCCGGAACGCCGACCTCGGGGGCGCTCGCCTCCGACCTGGCCGCGGGGACGCTGCCGAGCTACTCGCTCTTCATCCCCAACCTCTGCAACGACGGCCACGACGCGTGCAACGGCGTCCCCCGCATCGTCGAGCAGGACGCCACCATCGGCGCGTGGATGCCGGCGATCCTGGCCTCGCGCGCCTACAAGAGCGGCCATCTGCTCGTCGTGATCACGGCCGACACGAGCCAGTCCGCGGCGAACGGCAACCTGCTCGCGACGATCCTCGTGAACCCGGACATCCCGGCCGGGACGACCGCGACCGCGCGGTTCGACCACTACTCGCTGCTGCGGCTCGACGAGGAGCTGCTCGGCCTGCGGCCGCTGGCGAACGCGGCCACCGCCGCCGACATGGCGTCCGCGTTCAACCTGCCGCTGCCGTAGCGGCGGGCGCCAATCGGCGCTCGGTGTGCCCGGCGCTTGCCCGCCGCGGCCTCTGACGTCACAATCCGCCTCGCGCCGTCGGCGCGTGTTCGTCAGCCGCTCCGTGGAGGCCAGGCGGTGACTACTGACAACGAGGGAGGGAGCCTGCGGCCGCATGGTCCCGCACGCGCGCCCATCTTCCTGGTCGGCTCCGAGCGATCGGGCTCGACGCTGCTTCGGCTGATGCTCGACCACCATCCCGAGATCGCATTCGCCCGCGAGATCGACTTCGTGGTCGAGCACGTCTCGGATGCCGGCGAGTTCCCCGCGATGGCGGGCTACGTCGACTGGATCGCCACGGTGCGCGGCGCCGACTACACCGTCGACCCGACGCTCGACTACCGCGCCCTCGTGAACGACTTCCTGCGCCAGAAGCAGGCGGCCGGCGGAGGCAAGGCGCACGTCGGCGCGACCGTGCACCGGCACTTCGAACGGCTCCGGTTCCTGTGGCCGGACGCGGGCTACATCCACCTCCTCCGCGACCCCCGCGACGTGGCCCGGTCGGTCGTGCAGAAGGGCTGGGCGGGCAACCTCTACCAGGCCTCCGAGTTCTGGATCCAGGCCGAGCGGTCGTGGGACGCGCTGCGGCCGCACCTCGACGCGGGCCGGGCGATCGAGGTGCGCTACGAGGAGCTCGTGGCGGCACCCGAGCGCGAGCTCGCCCGCGTGTGCGCCTTCCTCGGGGTCGGCTACTCGGAGGCGATGCTCGCCTACCCCGAGGACGCCCGCCAGTACCCGCCGCCCGACCCGTCGCTCGCCCGCCAGTGGCGGACGCAGCTGACGCTGCGCGAGACGGCGCTCGTCGAGGCCCGAACGGGCCGGCTGATGGCGGAGCGCGGCTACCCGCCCAGCGTCCGTCCGCCCATGCGGATCGGCCCGCTCGAGCACGCCGCGCTGCTCGGCCGCGCCCGGCTGCGGCGGCTGCGCATACGCGTCGGCCAGTACGGGCCGCGGCTCGTCGCCGAGGACGTCTTCGGCCGCCGGCTGGGACTGCGGAGCCTGGCCCGTGCCGCCCAGCACCGGATCAACGCGATCGACCAGCGGCTGATCGACGAGGAGGACGCCGGCCGGCGAGCGCCGTCGGCGAACATCGCCCCCGCCCTCCCGCCCGACGCCTGACGCGTCACGGGCGGCGCAGGAGCGGGAGCGCCCGGTCGCGCGCCTCCGTCATCGCCCGGCGCGCGAGCGGCCACGCCCGCGGCCGCCAGTCCGCCAGCGTCGCCGATGCCGGCGGCTCGGGCGGGTCGAGGCGGATGCGCAGGTCGCCGCGGCCGTTCTGCGGGAAGGCTCCGACCGCGCCGCCGGTCGAACCCGTGTCGACCGCCCGGACATCGTCGTCGACGGTCACCTGCACCGGCCCGGGGTCGCCGAACCGGCGTGGGATCTCGACCCGCACCCGCCCGCCGGCCGGCCGCGGCAGGCGAACGTCGCGCGAGTAGACGGTCACCGTCGCCTCGCCGTCGTGCTCGCGCACCACGGCGTTCGTCCGGGCGATGGCGGCGAGCGACGTCCACTCCACCTCGCCGAGCGTCGCCACCCGGGCGGCCGCGGCCCGCAGCGGCTCCAGCCCGTCCCGAAGGTCGGACTGGTGGCCGTAGAGCACGACGGGCTGTCCGAGCAGGGCCCGGAACACGACGTCGTCGAGACTCCACGCGAGCGGATAGCGGGAGATCACCGGCAGTCCGCCGCCGGCCATCTGCGCCGGCAGCCAGCCGCCCAGCCGCCAGTCGCCGTGGCCGGCGAACCCGTCCCACGGGAACGGCCGCGACGCGGCCAGGCCACCGAACCCGTGCCGGAAGAGCGCAGCCAGCATCTCGGCGCTGCACGCGCCGTGCGGCGGGCACATCACGCGCTCGACGCGCACGCCGGCACGGCGCTCGAAGCGGCCGACGCGGGCGAGCGCAGCCCGCGCCAGCCGGTCGGCCCCCTCCCGGCCGCGGCTGCGGCCGAGCTCGCGGTGCACGTGGTCGTTGCCGTGGACGACGAGCGAGAGCTGCCCGGGGTGGTCGCGGAAGACCGCCGCGCCCCGCCGCCCCGGCAGCAGCAGGTCGAGCGGGATGGTTGCGATGGCGAGGTGGTAGCCGTGCTCGCGGGCGTCCCGGGCCAGCGCCGGGTAGCTGAGATAGCCGTACGACGAGAAGCGCAGGTTGGGGTCGTCGAGGATGAAGCAGGCCCGTATCGGGGCGGGCGCCTGCGACCGGTCGGCGCACACGCGGCGCAGGAGCTCGATCAGCGGCAGCAACGCCCAGAACCGGCCCGCTCTCAAGTGGTCACGCAGGAACTCGCCGGGGCCGAGCTCGGCCGGCGCCCCGCTCACCGTCTCGGTCCCGTCGGCCTCCCGCACCCAAACCGGCCGCCCGGCCGCGACCGCCAGCACCTCGGCGCCGGCGGCGACGGTCAGCGCCGCCGGGGCGCGCCGGCCACGTTCGCTCAGGCACTGGCCGCGCAGCGCCCGGTGAAGGCCGGCGAAGCGCGACATGCGCATCTCGAACTCCGCCCCCGGCGCCTCCTCGCCGGCTCCGGAATAGACCAGGCACGGAACGCCGGGGTGCGCCGGCGGCGTTCCGCCGGGTAGGACGACGAGCGCGCGGACGTCCGCCGTCGGCCCGTCGACGAACCGCACGGGGTACGCCTCCTCGAGCGCGCGCAGGAGCTCGCGCAGATGCCCGCGCGCGGCGGCAGGGACGATCGCCACCTCCCGCCGCGGCCGCGGATCCGCAGCCGCCTCCTGCCTGCCGTCTTCTGGAAGGCCGGTCACGTCGGATCCAGGATATCC includes:
- a CDS encoding aldo/keto reductase → MAQVMRYRQLGHTGVQVSTLCLGTMLFGPWGNPDHDDSIRIIHRALDAGINLVDTADVYAAGEAEEIVGKALRRRRDDVVLATKFHGPMGDDRNRRGTSRRWIVRAVEDSLRRLGTDWIDLYQVHRPELDVDIDETLGALTDLVRSGKVRYLGSSTFPAHAIVEAQWTAQRRNRERFVCEQPPYSMLVRGIEADVLPVCERHGMGVICWSPLAGGWLSGRDDLTKPGSNRAERIPLRFDMSLAGNQAKLEAARALAGVAADAGLEPIHMALAFVTNHPGVTSAIIGCRTMAQLESQLGAADVDLDAAVLDRIDEIVPPGTNLNPADAGWTPPSVSDPGRRRR
- a CDS encoding metalloregulator ArsR/SmtB family transcription factor codes for the protein MAHGVQGGASPAPIDADTAADVATAMQALAAPSRVLILGRLRAGPWSVGELAREVGMSQPAVSQQLRVLRHLGLVVGVRRGRHVVYELHDDHVAALVDEAVFHVEHLRLGFRGRSRPAAGDVSAAAAPGR
- a CDS encoding cation diffusion facilitator family transporter, translating into MNIHHHDHAHGHAHGHHGHGHAHGTVDREIARSREGVRAVSISLAILTTAALAQTFIFAASGSVALLADVIHNYGDALTALPLGVAFFLRSARLERLAGLAVVLAIAVSACVALYETVERFIHPQALTHLGLLALAGVIGFAGNELAARYRLRAGRRLRSPALVADGQHARADGIVSLAVVASAALVALGLQVADPLIGLAITALILRITWQSWRTVSAGTV
- the ppk2 gene encoding polyphosphate kinase 2, whose protein sequence is MAEDGGGTRAKLPRGVFRKELLKLQRRLVIMQEYVRAEGLKVVVVFEGRDAAGKGGVIKRITERTNPRALRVVALPAPTERERTQWYFQRYVAHLPAAGEIVLFDRSWYNRAGVERVMGFCTDAEYGEFMRTCPSFERMLVRSGITLVKYWFSVSDDEQERRFQARVDDPMRRWKLSPMDLESRARWVEYSRAKDAMFALTDIPEAPWYVVEADDKRRARLNCIHHLLSLIDYNDLTPPPLELPPREQGDYVRPPMSEQHFVPHVY
- a CDS encoding alkaline phosphatase family protein gives rise to the protein MKTAVCAIAMLVACFSGSAGAAPHAAAVDQTGCGSLAASPVPVTKVLTIVIENTDLDQIVGSPQAPNMNALIGACGLASDYHGIQFPSLPNYIALTSGQVPASIAGDGVKGRDCLPSPTCDSTDPSIFTQIGATAGSAQPLSWRTYAEDMPENCEHSNVGEYVARHNPAVYYPNDAAACSELDVPSGTPTSGALASDLAAGTLPSYSLFIPNLCNDGHDACNGVPRIVEQDATIGAWMPAILASRAYKSGHLLVVITADTSQSAANGNLLATILVNPDIPAGTTATARFDHYSLLRLDEELLGLRPLANAATAADMASAFNLPLP
- a CDS encoding sulfotransferase — encoded protein: MTTDNEGGSLRPHGPARAPIFLVGSERSGSTLLRLMLDHHPEIAFAREIDFVVEHVSDAGEFPAMAGYVDWIATVRGADYTVDPTLDYRALVNDFLRQKQAAGGGKAHVGATVHRHFERLRFLWPDAGYIHLLRDPRDVARSVVQKGWAGNLYQASEFWIQAERSWDALRPHLDAGRAIEVRYEELVAAPERELARVCAFLGVGYSEAMLAYPEDARQYPPPDPSLARQWRTQLTLRETALVEARTGRLMAERGYPPSVRPPMRIGPLEHAALLGRARLRRLRIRVGQYGPRLVAEDVFGRRLGLRSLARAAQHRINAIDQRLIDEEDAGRRAPSANIAPALPPDA